A genomic region of Bosea sp. 124 contains the following coding sequences:
- the ppx gene encoding exopolyphosphatase: MENLSPIPAPAPFRVEADARAEVLNAPGRLGLGAGTLAIVDIGSNSVRLVVYEMVARAPAQVFNEKEMAGLGRQVATTGQLAKDAMEKAIAALVRFRILCEAMHVGEIRVIATAAARYASNGPEFIARAEEAIGQPIELISGDREAVLSGLGVVSGFDNPDGVVGDLGGGSLELISIARGGVGQGASVPLGGLALLDRSKNSLRLAEKIVKDELDRLPQIAAMKGRDFYAVGGTWRALATLHQHQVHYPLNVMHGYTLSARDVADFVKLVEKADLTGLDSIDSVSSARRPLLAYGALVLDELIKRGKPRAVIISAQGVREGLLHEQLAPEERAADPLLRAARDYNHLRARDPRHAAELIAWSRAILETAGLPEDEPSARLTESVCLLSDIGWRAHPDYRGEQSMNVIAHAYFTGIDHVGRAFLALAIFHRYAGLKSTSPTALALRALLPQPILERALLLAAIFRVAYLLSAGMAGLLPRMPATCVDGRLILRFPDDLRALASDRVIGRLKQLAKLLGREVEITRA; the protein is encoded by the coding sequence GTGGAAAATCTCTCTCCAATTCCAGCCCCCGCTCCCTTTCGCGTCGAGGCGGACGCAAGGGCTGAGGTCCTGAACGCGCCCGGCCGTCTCGGGCTCGGCGCCGGCACGCTGGCGATCGTCGACATCGGTTCGAACTCGGTGCGTCTCGTCGTCTACGAGATGGTGGCGCGTGCGCCCGCCCAGGTCTTCAACGAGAAGGAGATGGCGGGCCTCGGCCGCCAGGTCGCGACGACCGGGCAGCTTGCCAAGGACGCGATGGAGAAGGCGATCGCGGCGCTGGTGCGCTTTCGCATCCTGTGCGAGGCCATGCATGTCGGTGAAATCCGCGTCATCGCCACCGCTGCCGCGCGCTATGCCAGCAACGGGCCTGAGTTCATCGCGCGCGCCGAGGAGGCGATCGGCCAGCCGATCGAGCTGATCTCGGGCGACCGCGAGGCGGTTCTGTCGGGGCTCGGCGTGGTCTCGGGCTTCGACAACCCGGACGGCGTCGTCGGCGATCTCGGTGGCGGCAGTCTTGAGCTGATCTCGATCGCGCGCGGCGGGGTCGGGCAGGGGGCGAGCGTCCCGCTCGGCGGCCTCGCCTTGCTGGACCGCTCGAAGAACTCGCTCAGGCTGGCCGAGAAGATCGTCAAGGACGAGCTCGACAGGCTGCCCCAGATCGCCGCCATGAAGGGGCGCGACTTCTATGCCGTCGGCGGCACCTGGCGGGCGCTCGCGACGCTGCACCAGCACCAGGTGCACTACCCGCTCAACGTCATGCACGGCTATACGCTATCGGCGCGCGATGTCGCCGATTTCGTCAAGCTGGTGGAGAAGGCCGATCTGACGGGGCTCGACTCGATCGATTCCGTCTCCTCGGCGCGGCGTCCGCTGCTGGCCTATGGCGCGCTCGTCCTCGACGAACTGATCAAGCGCGGCAAGCCGCGCGCCGTGATCATCTCGGCGCAGGGCGTGCGCGAGGGGTTGCTGCACGAGCAGCTTGCTCCGGAGGAACGGGCGGCAGACCCGCTGCTGCGCGCGGCGCGCGACTACAACCATCTGCGGGCGCGCGATCCGCGCCACGCCGCCGAGCTGATCGCCTGGAGCCGCGCCATCCTCGAGACGGCGGGTCTCCCAGAGGACGAGCCGTCAGCGCGGCTGACCGAATCGGTCTGCTTGCTCTCCGACATCGGCTGGCGCGCCCATCCCGATTATCGCGGCGAGCAGAGCATGAACGTGATCGCGCATGCCTATTTCACCGGGATCGACCATGTCGGGCGCGCTTTTCTCGCACTGGCGATCTTCCACCGCTATGCGGGACTGAAATCGACGTCGCCGACGGCCCTGGCGCTGCGCGCGCTGCTGCCACAGCCCATCCTGGAGCGGGCCCTGCTGCTGGCAGCGATCTTCCGAGTCGCCTATCTGCTCTCTGCCGGCATGGCCGGGCTGCTGCCGCGTATGCCGGCGACCTGCGTCGACGGCCGGCTCATCCTGCGTTTTCCCGACGATCTGCGCGCGCTGGCAAGCGACCGCGTGATTGGCCGGCTGAAGCAGCTCGCCAAGCTGCTCGGGCGCGAGGTCGAGATCACACGAGCCTGA
- the rnd gene encoding ribonuclease D, with protein sequence MNLITTTADLADACARLALHPFVTVDTEFLRETTYYPKLCLIQLASPDEAVLVDPLAPDLDLAPFFGLMVDEAVVKVFHAARQDLEIVWMLGRVLPTPLFDTQVAAMVCGYGDSVGYEQLANDLAKARIDKSSRFTDWSRRPLNDAQLVYAEADVTHLRDIYLALKADLEQSGRESWVAEEMAVLNSPGTYEVKPENAWLRLKGRIRKPKELAALIELAAWREREAQHRDVPRQRVLKDDALMDIVQRAPRSVEALAELRSVPNGFERSRSGGEVLAAIERGLALDPKTLPRLERERGRGGNGAVLDLLKVLLKAVAEAERVAPKIIASADDLEAIASDDEADVPALQGWRRSVFGDKALALKSGTLGLRVVRGRVVVG encoded by the coding sequence ATGAACCTCATCACCACCACCGCCGACCTCGCCGACGCCTGCGCGCGGCTGGCCCTGCACCCCTTCGTCACGGTCGACACCGAATTCCTGCGGGAGACGACCTATTATCCGAAGCTCTGCCTGATCCAGCTCGCCTCGCCCGACGAGGCCGTGCTGGTCGATCCGCTGGCGCCCGATCTCGACCTCGCACCGTTTTTCGGCCTCATGGTCGATGAAGCGGTGGTCAAGGTCTTCCATGCCGCGCGGCAGGATCTGGAAATCGTCTGGATGCTCGGCCGGGTGCTGCCGACGCCGCTGTTCGACACGCAGGTTGCAGCCATGGTCTGCGGCTATGGCGACTCGGTCGGCTACGAACAGCTCGCCAACGACCTCGCCAAGGCTCGCATCGACAAGTCGTCGCGCTTCACCGACTGGTCGCGCCGGCCGCTCAACGACGCTCAGCTCGTCTATGCCGAGGCCGACGTCACCCATCTGCGCGACATCTATCTCGCCCTCAAGGCCGATCTCGAACAGAGCGGTCGCGAGAGCTGGGTCGCGGAGGAGATGGCGGTGTTGAATTCGCCCGGCACCTACGAGGTCAAGCCCGAGAACGCCTGGCTGCGCCTCAAGGGCCGCATTCGCAAGCCGAAGGAACTCGCCGCCCTGATCGAACTGGCGGCCTGGCGCGAACGCGAGGCGCAGCACCGTGACGTGCCGCGCCAGCGCGTGCTCAAGGACGACGCGCTGATGGACATCGTCCAGCGTGCGCCGCGCTCGGTCGAGGCGCTGGCGGAATTGCGCTCGGTGCCCAACGGTTTCGAGCGTTCGCGCTCCGGCGGCGAGGTGCTGGCGGCGATCGAGCGCGGCCTGGCGCTCGATCCCAAGACCCTGCCCCGGCTCGAGCGGGAACGCGGCCGCGGCGGCAACGGCGCCGTGCTCGACCTGCTCAAGGTCCTGCTCAAGGCTGTGGCAGAAGCCGAGCGTGTCGCGCCGAAGATCATCGCCTCCGCCGACGATCTCGAGGCGATCGCCTCCGACGACGAGGCCGACGTGCCGGCCCTGCAAGGCTGGCGGCGCAGCGTCTTCGGCGACAAGGCGCTGGCGCTGAAAAGCGGCACGCTAGGCCTGCGTGTCGTGCGCGGCCGCGTCGTGGTGGGCTAG
- the aspS gene encoding aspartate--tRNA ligase — protein sequence MHRYRSHTCGALRDSDIGSQARLSGWCHRIRDHGGLLFIDLRDHYGMTQVVIDPDSPAFAMAETLRSEWVVRIDGKVKARLAGTENANLPTGAVEVFATAIEVLGAAGELPLPVFGDLEYPEDTRLKYRFLDLRREKLHNNIMLRTKVIDSMRTRMKASGFSEFQTPILTASSPEGARDFLVPSRLHPGKFYALPQAPQQYKQLMMMAGFDRYFQIAPCFRDEDPRADRLPGEFYQLDVEMSFVEQEDVFATMEPVIGGIFEEFGNGKSVTRNWPRIPYAEAIAKYGSDKPDLRNPLVMQDVSEQFRGSGFKVFARILEDEKNRVWAIPGPKGGSRAFCDRMNSWAQGEGQPGLGYLMVKEDGEGQGPIANNIGPERVAAIIAQMGLKPGDACFFAAGNPDKFYKFAGSARNKVGQELGLIDENAFAFAWIVDFPMFEYNEDEKKVDFSHNPFSMPQGGLKALTEEDPLSLKAFQYDIACNGFELASGGIRNHKPEAMVKAFEIAGYGEETVIERFGGMYRAFQYGAPPHGGMAAGVDRIIMLLAGATNLREVALFPMNQQAVDLLMGAPAEASPKQLREAHLRINVPEKNG from the coding sequence CTGCATCGCTACCGTTCCCACACCTGCGGCGCCCTTCGCGACAGCGACATCGGCTCGCAGGCCCGCCTCTCGGGCTGGTGCCATCGCATCCGCGACCATGGCGGCCTGCTCTTCATCGACCTGCGCGACCATTACGGCATGACGCAGGTCGTGATCGATCCGGATTCGCCGGCCTTCGCCATGGCAGAGACGCTGCGCTCGGAATGGGTCGTGCGCATCGACGGCAAGGTCAAGGCGCGCCTCGCCGGCACCGAGAACGCCAATCTGCCGACCGGTGCGGTCGAGGTTTTCGCGACTGCCATCGAAGTCCTGGGCGCGGCGGGCGAGCTGCCGCTGCCGGTGTTCGGCGATCTCGAATATCCGGAAGATACCCGGCTGAAATATCGCTTCCTCGATCTGCGGCGTGAGAAGCTGCACAACAACATCATGCTGCGCACCAAGGTCATCGACTCCATGCGCACGCGCATGAAGGCCTCGGGCTTCTCCGAATTCCAGACGCCGATCCTGACCGCTTCCTCGCCGGAAGGCGCGCGCGACTTCCTGGTGCCGAGCCGGCTGCATCCCGGTAAATTCTACGCGCTGCCGCAGGCGCCGCAGCAGTACAAGCAGCTGATGATGATGGCGGGCTTCGACCGCTATTTCCAGATCGCGCCCTGCTTCCGCGACGAGGACCCGCGCGCCGACCGGCTGCCGGGCGAGTTCTACCAGCTCGATGTCGAGATGAGCTTCGTCGAGCAGGAGGATGTCTTCGCGACGATGGAGCCGGTGATCGGCGGCATCTTCGAGGAATTCGGCAACGGCAAATCCGTCACCAGGAACTGGCCGCGCATTCCCTATGCCGAGGCGATCGCGAAATACGGCTCCGACAAGCCGGACCTGCGCAACCCGCTGGTGATGCAGGACGTCTCGGAGCAGTTCCGCGGTTCGGGCTTCAAGGTCTTCGCCCGGATCCTCGAGGACGAGAAGAACCGCGTCTGGGCCATTCCCGGTCCGAAGGGCGGCAGCCGCGCCTTCTGCGACCGAATGAACTCCTGGGCGCAGGGCGAGGGCCAGCCCGGGCTGGGCTATCTGATGGTGAAGGAAGACGGCGAAGGGCAGGGGCCGATCGCCAACAATATCGGGCCTGAGCGCGTCGCCGCGATCATCGCACAGATGGGGCTGAAGCCGGGCGATGCCTGCTTCTTCGCCGCCGGCAACCCGGACAAATTCTACAAATTCGCAGGCAGCGCCCGCAACAAGGTCGGCCAGGAACTCGGGTTGATCGACGAGAACGCCTTCGCCTTCGCCTGGATCGTCGATTTCCCGATGTTCGAGTACAATGAGGACGAGAAGAAGGTCGATTTCTCGCACAACCCCTTCTCGATGCCGCAGGGCGGGCTGAAGGCGCTGACCGAGGAAGACCCGCTCTCGCTCAAGGCGTTCCAGTACGACATCGCCTGCAACGGCTTCGAGCTCGCCTCCGGCGGCATCCGCAACCACAAGCCGGAAGCGATGGTGAAAGCCTTCGAGATCGCCGGCTACGGCGAGGAGACCGTCATCGAGCGTTTTGGCGGGATGTATCGTGCCTTCCAGTATGGCGCGCCGCCGCATGGCGGCATGGCGGCCGGTGTCGACCGCATCATCATGCTGCTGGCGGGTGCGACCAACCTGCGCGAGGTCGCGCTGTTCCCGATGAACCAGCAGGCCGTCGATCTTCTGATGGGCGCGCCGGCCGAAGCCTCCCCGAAGCAGCTTCGCGAGGCGCATCTGCGCATCAACGTGCCCGAGAAGAACGGCTGA
- a CDS encoding glycosyltransferase family 2 protein, with translation MPAASPITAIVVAYDSAEVLPACLSALAGEGVPAIVVDNASGDASATLARGLGATVIANAHNEGYGRANNRGAASCATPYVLIVNPDVEIRPGAAEALLAAAERYPDAGMLAPRIVEPSGRVFLQPRSLLSPPHLNRSGAIAVPTGDACLPFLSGACLLVRRELLLSLGGFDPAIFLFYEDDDLCRRMRDAGHALVHVHEAEAGHGRGRSTAPSPGRRFKARWHLAWSEGYVAGKYGLPRPAVAKILENLAKAAGYGLLLKSEKMFAHAGSAAGALAWRRGRTAMAREGLEALS, from the coding sequence ATGCCCGCCGCCAGCCCGATCACCGCCATCGTCGTCGCCTATGACAGTGCCGAGGTGCTGCCGGCCTGTCTCTCGGCGCTGGCAGGCGAGGGCGTGCCGGCGATTGTCGTCGACAATGCCAGCGGCGATGCGAGCGCTACGCTGGCTCGCGGCCTTGGCGCGACCGTCATTGCGAATGCGCACAACGAGGGCTATGGCCGCGCCAACAACCGGGGCGCAGCGTCTTGCGCCACGCCTTACGTGCTGATCGTCAACCCGGATGTCGAGATCAGGCCGGGTGCGGCCGAGGCGCTGCTGGCCGCTGCCGAGCGCTATCCCGACGCCGGGATGCTGGCGCCGCGCATCGTCGAGCCCTCCGGCCGCGTCTTCCTGCAGCCGCGCTCGCTGCTCTCGCCGCCGCATCTCAATCGTTCCGGAGCGATCGCGGTGCCGACGGGCGATGCCTGCCTGCCCTTCCTGTCGGGCGCCTGTCTGCTGGTCCGGCGCGAGCTGTTACTGTCGCTCGGCGGTTTTGATCCCGCGATCTTTCTGTTCTACGAGGATGACGATCTGTGCCGGCGGATGCGCGACGCGGGGCATGCGCTGGTGCATGTGCATGAGGCGGAGGCCGGGCATGGTCGTGGCCGCTCCACCGCTCCGTCGCCGGGGCGCCGCTTCAAGGCGCGCTGGCATCTCGCCTGGTCGGAGGGATATGTCGCCGGCAAATACGGGCTGCCGCGGCCGGCCGTCGCGAAGATCCTCGAAAATCTCGCCAAGGCAGCGGGTTACGGGCTGCTGCTGAAGAGCGAGAAGATGTTCGCCCATGCCGGTTCAGCAGCGGGCGCGCTGGCCTGGCGTCGCGGCCGGACGGCTATGGCCCGCGAGGGGCTGGAGGCGCTTTCGTGA
- a CDS encoding CatB-related O-acetyltransferase encodes MLRKRFNPDNQTRLHLAKLIARRPGQVAVGAWTYGRPKVRFPESGAKLTIGRYGSIADGVEILLGGNHRTDWATTYPFPELARLWPDATGIAGSHTTRGDVAIGHDVWLGSQCMVLSGVTIGTGAVIAARAVVTRDVPPYAIVGGNPARVLRLRFGEETIAALLATRWWELPRETVNELMPLLMSERIDALLAALRSRATTGA; translated from the coding sequence CTGCTGCGGAAGCGCTTCAATCCCGACAACCAGACGCGGCTGCATCTGGCGAAGCTGATCGCGCGGCGGCCCGGGCAGGTCGCGGTCGGGGCCTGGACCTATGGCCGCCCCAAGGTGCGCTTCCCCGAAAGCGGCGCGAAGCTGACGATCGGCCGCTACGGCTCGATCGCGGACGGCGTCGAAATCCTGCTTGGCGGCAACCACCGCACGGATTGGGCGACCACCTATCCTTTCCCCGAACTGGCGCGGCTCTGGCCTGACGCCACCGGGATCGCCGGCAGCCATACGACGCGCGGCGATGTCGCGATCGGGCACGACGTCTGGCTCGGCTCGCAATGCATGGTGCTGTCGGGCGTCACCATCGGCACCGGCGCCGTGATCGCTGCCCGCGCCGTCGTCACCCGTGACGTGCCGCCTTACGCCATCGTCGGGGGCAACCCGGCCAGGGTGCTGCGGCTGCGCTTCGGCGAGGAGACGATTGCGGCTCTGCTCGCGACGCGCTGGTGGGAGCTCCCGCGCGAGACCGTGAACGAACTGATGCCGCTCTTGATGTCGGAGCGGATCGACGCATTGCTCGCCGCGCTCAGGAGCCGCGCAACAACCGGCGCTTGA
- a CDS encoding DUF192 domain-containing protein, with the protein MLAGTLAIPVPALAQPLRLAQAAPAGQAASALETLSILSGDKRHAFQVEVMRTPEQRARGLMHRRYMPADRGMLFDFARVEPVAMWMENTFIPLDMLFIRADGTIARIAENTEPLSQRTIPSGEPVLSVLEINGGVSRTLGIKPGDRVEHVLFKR; encoded by the coding sequence ATGCTCGCCGGCACCCTGGCGATTCCCGTTCCGGCGCTCGCACAGCCGCTGCGACTGGCGCAGGCCGCGCCGGCAGGGCAGGCGGCCTCGGCCCTGGAAACACTGTCGATCCTCAGCGGCGACAAGCGCCACGCCTTCCAGGTCGAGGTGATGCGCACCCCCGAGCAGCGGGCGAGGGGCTTGATGCATCGCCGCTACATGCCGGCCGATCGCGGCATGCTGTTCGACTTCGCGCGCGTCGAGCCGGTGGCGATGTGGATGGAGAACACTTTCATTCCGCTCGACATGCTGTTCATCCGGGCGGACGGCACGATCGCGCGCATCGCCGAGAACACCGAGCCGCTGTCGCAGCGCACGATTCCCTCGGGCGAGCCGGTGCTGTCGGTGCTGGAGATCAATGGCGGCGTCAGCCGGACGCTCGGAATCAAGCCGGGCGACCGCGTCGAGCACGTGCTGTTCAAGCGCTGA
- a CDS encoding ETC complex I subunit, with the protein MTARIYRPARTAMQSGTAKTERWLLEYEPEQPRQIEPLMGWTSSGDMKSQLKLWFDSEAEAVAYATRNGIAYRVEQPNEPARRTVAYSDNFKYSRLGQWTH; encoded by the coding sequence ATGACCGCACGCATCTACCGCCCCGCCCGCACGGCCATGCAGTCCGGCACCGCCAAGACCGAGCGCTGGCTGCTCGAATATGAGCCCGAGCAGCCGCGCCAGATCGAACCGCTGATGGGCTGGACCTCGTCCGGCGACATGAAGAGCCAGCTCAAGCTCTGGTTCGACAGCGAGGCCGAGGCTGTCGCCTATGCCACGCGCAACGGCATCGCCTATCGCGTCGAGCAGCCCAACGAACCGGCGCGCCGGACCGTCGCCTATTCCGACAATTTCAAGTATTCGCGTCTGGGACAGTGGACGCACTGA
- the istA gene encoding IS21 family transposase: MFAVEVYAAVRQFVFNQGKSRREAARVFGLSRETIAKMCRFSLPPGYTRTKPAGKPKLGPLLPVIDAILEADRSAPVKQRHTAKRIFERLRDEHGFAGGYTVVKDYVRIGRARGRETFVPLAHPPGHAQVDFGEAIAVIGGVRQKIHFFCMDLPQSDACFVKAYPRETTEAFLDGHVSAFGFFEGVPLSILYDNTRIAVAKICGDGKRERTRAFTELVSHYLFRDRFGRPGKGNDKGKVEGLVKYARSNFMTPIPVVASFEALNARLAERCRLRQGERAGRHAGTIGERLVADLAALRDLPAVPLEPCEKRSARVSSTALVRYRSNDYSVPTAYGFQDVVVKGFVDAVVILCGGAEIARHPRCYGEGVFVSNPLHYLALIETKPNALDQAAALQGWDLPEAFQHLRHLLEARMGNRGKREFIQVLRLMEAMPRDMVTFAVTEAIRLGAIGFDAVKLIALARIERRPARLDLSAYPHLPRTTVRTTAAADYAVLLPEEAA; this comes from the coding sequence ATGTTCGCGGTGGAGGTCTACGCGGCGGTTCGGCAGTTCGTGTTCAATCAGGGGAAGAGCCGCCGGGAGGCGGCGCGTGTTTTTGGTCTGAGCCGCGAGACGATTGCGAAGATGTGCCGGTTCTCGCTGCCGCCGGGGTACACGCGAACGAAGCCTGCCGGGAAGCCGAAGTTGGGTCCGTTGCTGCCGGTGATCGACGCAATCCTGGAGGCTGACCGGAGCGCGCCGGTGAAGCAGCGCCATACGGCCAAGCGGATCTTCGAGCGCCTGCGCGACGAGCATGGTTTCGCTGGCGGCTACACGGTGGTGAAGGATTACGTGCGGATCGGCCGGGCGCGTGGGCGCGAGACCTTCGTGCCGCTGGCGCATCCGCCGGGACACGCCCAGGTGGATTTCGGCGAGGCGATCGCGGTGATTGGCGGGGTTCGGCAGAAGATCCATTTCTTCTGCATGGACCTGCCGCAGTCGGACGCCTGCTTCGTGAAGGCCTATCCCCGCGAGACGACGGAAGCGTTCCTGGACGGCCATGTCTCGGCCTTCGGCTTCTTCGAAGGGGTGCCGCTGTCGATCCTGTACGACAACACGCGCATCGCGGTGGCGAAGATCTGCGGCGACGGCAAGCGCGAGCGAACCCGCGCCTTCACCGAGCTGGTCAGCCATTATCTGTTCCGGGATCGCTTCGGCCGTCCAGGCAAGGGCAACGACAAGGGCAAGGTCGAGGGCCTGGTGAAGTACGCCCGCTCCAACTTCATGACGCCGATCCCGGTGGTGGCAAGCTTTGAGGCGCTGAACGCCAGGCTGGCTGAGCGTTGCCGTCTCCGGCAGGGGGAACGAGCCGGGCGGCATGCCGGGACGATCGGAGAACGGCTTGTCGCCGATCTGGCGGCGTTGCGCGACCTGCCGGCCGTGCCGCTGGAGCCGTGCGAGAAGCGCAGCGCGCGGGTCTCCTCGACCGCATTGGTGCGCTACCGCTCAAACGATTACTCCGTGCCCACAGCTTACGGCTTTCAGGATGTCGTGGTGAAGGGCTTCGTCGATGCGGTCGTGATCCTGTGCGGTGGCGCCGAGATTGCCCGTCACCCGCGCTGCTATGGCGAAGGCGTGTTCGTCTCCAACCCACTGCATTATCTCGCCCTGATCGAGACCAAGCCCAATGCGCTCGACCAGGCGGCGGCGCTCCAGGGCTGGGATCTGCCCGAGGCCTTCCAGCACCTGCGCCATCTGCTGGAGGCGCGCATGGGCAACCGTGGCAAGCGCGAGTTCATCCAGGTGCTGCGGCTGATGGAGGCGATGCCGCGAGATATGGTGACCTTCGCGGTGACCGAGGCGATCCGCCTCGGTGCCATCGGCTTCGACGCGGTCAAGCTGATCGCGCTGGCGCGGATCGAGCGCAGGCCCGCCCGTCTCGACCTGTCGGCCTATCCCCATCTGCCGAGGACGACGGTCAGGACAACCGCGGCCGCCGACTATGCCGTGCTCCTGCCGGAGGAAGCGGCATGA
- the istB gene encoding IS21-like element helper ATPase IstB, with product MPAGTTSGTPQVLLAHHLKQLKLPTVLREYDKVARECARDGVDHPRYLLRLIELELIDRERRTVERRIRAARFPAVKSFDTFDFAAIPDLNKMLVLELARCGYLLRRENIIALGNSGTGKTHVALALGLAACQKGFSVTFTTAASLVNQLLEARDERRLLKLQRDLQAVKLLIVDELGYVPLSPTGAELLFETFSQRYERGSTIVTSNLPFEDWTSVLGSERLTGALLDRLTHHVSILAMNGDSYRLKQSAGRRRAIAAAEQNQATVEHIDPNTGEITES from the coding sequence ATGCCGGCGGGAACGACCAGCGGCACGCCGCAGGTCCTGCTGGCGCATCATCTCAAGCAGCTGAAGCTGCCGACGGTGCTGCGCGAGTACGACAAGGTCGCCCGCGAATGCGCGCGCGATGGCGTCGATCATCCGCGCTATCTGCTGCGCCTGATCGAGCTCGAACTGATCGACCGCGAGCGCCGCACGGTCGAGCGGCGCATCCGGGCGGCGCGCTTCCCGGCGGTGAAGAGCTTCGACACCTTCGACTTCGCCGCCATCCCCGACCTCAACAAGATGCTCGTCCTGGAGCTGGCACGCTGCGGTTATCTCCTGCGCCGGGAGAACATCATCGCGCTCGGCAATAGCGGCACCGGCAAGACCCATGTCGCGCTCGCACTTGGCCTGGCGGCTTGCCAGAAAGGCTTCTCCGTCACGTTCACGACGGCGGCTTCTCTGGTCAACCAGTTGCTGGAGGCCCGCGACGAGCGCCGCCTGCTCAAGCTTCAGCGCGATCTGCAGGCGGTCAAGCTGCTCATCGTCGACGAACTTGGCTACGTGCCGTTGTCGCCGACCGGAGCCGAGCTCTTGTTCGAGACCTTCTCGCAACGCTACGAGCGCGGCTCGACCATCGTCACCTCGAACCTGCCCTTCGAGGACTGGACCTCGGTCCTGGGATCGGAGCGTCTCACCGGCGCACTGCTCGACCGGCTCACCCACCACGTCAGCATCCTGGCCATGAACGGCGACAGCTACCGGCTCAAACAATCCGCCGGCCGACGCCGCGCTATCGCCGCGGCGGAGCAAAACCAGGCCACCGTCGAGCACATCGATCCAAACACCGGCGAGATCACCGAAAGCTGA
- a CDS encoding nitronate monooxygenase translates to MKFDRRIQDLFGIDLPIIQAPMAGSVGSEMVIAVSEAGGMGSLPCAMLSVEQARAEIGIIRQRTSRAINLNFFCHTPPLPAPEREIAWKAHLEPYYRELGLDPQAPIPNAARTPFNSEMCDVIAEFRPEVVSFHFGLPEAGLVDRVKATGAKVISSATSVDEARWLEGQGCDAIIAQGYEAGGHRGIFLSDDIRTQAGTMALVPQVVDAVRVPVIAAGGIADARGIVAAFALGASAVQIGTAFLLCPEAKTSAVHRAALKTAKDNSMVLTNVLTGRPARGILNRLLREVGHLSDLAPAFPQAGSAVAPLRAKAEAAGSGDFSPLWAGQSAALAREMPAGDLTRQLADGMLAALRS, encoded by the coding sequence ATGAAGTTCGACCGCCGCATCCAGGACCTGTTCGGCATCGACCTACCGATCATCCAAGCGCCGATGGCGGGCTCAGTGGGCTCTGAAATGGTCATCGCAGTTTCCGAGGCCGGGGGGATGGGCTCGCTCCCATGTGCGATGCTTTCGGTCGAACAGGCGCGCGCGGAGATCGGCATCATTCGGCAACGCACATCCCGCGCTATCAACCTCAACTTCTTCTGCCATACCCCGCCGCTACCAGCCCCCGAGCGCGAGATAGCCTGGAAAGCGCACTTAGAGCCTTACTACCGGGAACTCGGGCTTGATCCTCAAGCACCAATACCCAATGCGGCCCGAACGCCGTTCAACAGCGAGATGTGCGATGTCATTGCTGAGTTCCGGCCGGAGGTCGTGAGCTTCCACTTCGGGCTGCCCGAGGCCGGTCTCGTCGATCGGGTGAAGGCGACCGGCGCTAAAGTCATCTCTTCAGCAACGTCCGTCGATGAAGCGCGGTGGCTCGAGGGCCAAGGTTGCGATGCGATCATTGCCCAAGGTTACGAGGCCGGTGGGCATCGCGGAATTTTCCTTTCCGACGACATACGTACGCAAGCCGGAACCATGGCTCTTGTGCCGCAGGTCGTAGACGCAGTGCGAGTGCCGGTCATCGCGGCAGGCGGGATAGCCGACGCACGTGGAATAGTTGCCGCGTTCGCGCTTGGAGCTTCGGCCGTGCAGATCGGGACGGCGTTCCTTCTATGCCCTGAGGCAAAGACCAGCGCCGTCCATCGCGCTGCGTTGAAGACCGCGAAGGACAACAGCATGGTGCTAACAAACGTTCTTACAGGCCGACCCGCGCGAGGCATCCTAAATCGCTTACTGCGCGAGGTCGGACATCTCTCCGATCTTGCTCCCGCCTTTCCACAAGCGGGTAGCGCGGTTGCGCCGCTCCGGGCCAAAGCGGAAGCGGCCGGATCGGGGGACTTCTCGCCATTGTGGGCAGGGCAGTCAGCAGCGTTGGCGCGGGAGATGCCAGCGGGTGATCTGACACGCCAACTCGCTGATGGCATGCTCGCTGCATTGCGGAGCTAG
- a CDS encoding DUF1236 domain-containing protein: MIKHIALVAALALAPATVFAQSSSGAAGGAAGGAATGAVGGAIVGGPAGAAVGAVGGAAAGAIVGGISADNRTEFRTYVKEQKVPSVAYREKVVVGATLPETVTYREVPTKYGKTEYRYTVVNDQTVLVEPKTRKIVQIIE; the protein is encoded by the coding sequence ATGATCAAGCACATTGCTCTTGTAGCGGCCCTCGCCTTAGCCCCCGCAACTGTCTTCGCTCAGTCTAGCTCCGGTGCAGCCGGTGGTGCTGCGGGCGGCGCTGCGACTGGCGCTGTCGGTGGCGCGATTGTCGGCGGTCCGGCCGGTGCCGCTGTCGGCGCAGTTGGTGGTGCTGCGGCTGGCGCGATCGTCGGTGGCATTTCCGCCGACAACCGCACCGAGTTCCGCACCTACGTGAAGGAGCAGAAGGTGCCTTCGGTGGCGTATCGCGAGAAGGTCGTGGTCGGCGCGACCCTGCCCGAGACTGTCACGTATCGCGAAGTCCCGACCAAGTACGGCAAGACCGAGTACCGCTACACGGTCGTCAACGACCAGACGGTCCTGGTCGAGCCGAAGACGCGCAAGATCGTTCAGATCATCGAGTGA